In the genome of Vicia villosa cultivar HV-30 ecotype Madison, WI linkage group LG7, Vvil1.0, whole genome shotgun sequence, one region contains:
- the LOC131617688 gene encoding dormancy-associated protein 2-like yields MESKKTIILILGLMAMVLLFSSEVSARVLTEPSSNIKMENIEKQNGGYRGYPMDGGDNVGLGGGFDRVPIRSTSGVSFSVPIGDLFGRKTKVDNTRN; encoded by the exons atggaaTCGAAAAAAACAATAATCCTCATCCTTGGCCTTATGGCTATGGTTCTTCTTTTCTCCTCTGAGGTGTCAGCTAGAGTCCTCACTGAACCATCCTCCAATATCAAAATGG AAAATATTGAAAAGCAAAATGGTGGCTACAGAGGTTATCCGATGGATGGTGGTGATAACGTCGGTCTTGGTGGCGGATTCGATCGTGTGCCTATTAGGAGTACTTCTGGTGTAAGTTTTTCTGTGCCTATTGGTGATCTTTTTGGCAGGAAAACTAAAGTAGACAACACTCGCAACTAA